A genomic region of Gossypium hirsutum isolate 1008001.06 chromosome D01, Gossypium_hirsutum_v2.1, whole genome shotgun sequence contains the following coding sequences:
- the LOC121213916 gene encoding uncharacterized protein, with protein MTKIALVIVLISMIVLVSIHSVVGDTAATSPTASTESNAAKAEAPGHEGHDNSNESWTDWAKDKISGIGGMFASSPSSEPASEPAPTPASSSAETPEVKV; from the exons atgacaAAGATTGCTTTGGTCATTGTTTTGATCTCAATGATCGTGCTTGTTTCAATCCATTCCGTCGTTGGTGACACCGCCGCAACGTCACCTACAGCATCAACAGAATCAAACGCTGCAAAAGCTGAGGCACCAGGTCATGAGGGACACGATAATTCCAATGAATCATGGACCGATTGGGCTAAGGACAAGATCAG CGGTATTGGGGGCATGTTCGCTTCTTCACCATCATCGGAACCAGCATCGGAACCAGCACCAACACCAGCAAGCTCATCAGCGGAAACACCCGAAGTCAAGGTTTGA
- the LOC121213917 gene encoding zinc-finger homeodomain protein 5 codes for MEVRGEEHDIKTPVRDGNHNGDAVLTCTQTLDQVHRPQRQQSLGHVGRSPNPDRIAGGSVAPISVSSNTKPLAGVVRYRECLKNHAASIGGNVYDGCGEFMPSGEEGTLEALKCAACDCHRNFHRKEVDGETQQFGGRRSLMLNPLQLPPPLPSPTMLHHRHHHHQKYTSPPSAMVTPMNVAFGGGGTESSSEDLNMYQSNPEGMAAAAPPYVLSKKRFRTKFTQEQKDKMLELAEKLGWRINKQDEDEVEKFCAEYGVKRRVFKVWMHNNKNVKKPPQDQ; via the coding sequence ATGGAAGTTAGAGGTGAAGAACATGATATTAAAACGCCAGTGCGAGATGGGAATCATAATGGTGATGCGGTTCTCACTTGCACTCAAACCCTAGACCAAGTTCATCGTCCCCAAAGGCAGCAATCACTTGGCCACGTTGGAAGATCTCCGAACCCGGATCGAATCGCCGGCGGCAGTGTTGCACCCATTTCAGTCAGTTCTAACACGAAGCCATTGGCGGGTGTCGTTAGGTATCGAGAGTGTCTGAAGAACCACGCTGCCAGCATCGGTGGAAACGTTTACGACGGGTGCGGTGAGTTCATGCCTAGTGGAGAAGAAGGAACACTGGAAGCGTTGAAATGTGCAGCCTGTGACTGCCACCGCAACTTCCACCGCAAAGAGGTTGATGGAGAGACCCAACAATTCGGGGGTAGGAGAAGCTTGATGCTTAACCCTCTTCAGTTGCCTCCACCATTGCCCTCTCCAACCATGCTGCACCACCGCCACCATCACCATCAAAAGTATACAAGTCCACCCAGTGCAATGGTTACACCAATGAATGTAGCGTTTGGTGGCGGTGGCACCGAGTCTTCAAGCGAGGATCTTAACATGTATCAGTCAAATCCGGAGGGAATGGCGGCAGCAGCACCCCCTTATGTTTTGTCAAAGAAGAGATTCAGAACGAAATTTACGCAGGAACAGAAGGATAAGATGTTGGAATTAGCGGAGAAATTGGGGTGGAGAATCAATAAACAAGATGAAGATGAAGTCGAAAAGTTTTGCGCTGAGTATGGGGTGAAACGGCGGGTTTTCAAGGTTTGGATGCACAACAACAAGAACGTGAAGAAGCCGCCTCAGGATCAGTAA